One Vallitalea pronyensis genomic region harbors:
- the carB gene encoding carbamoyl-phosphate synthase large subunit — protein MPKDRRIKKVLVIGSGPIIIGQAAEFDYSGTQACQALREEGIETVLVNSNPATIMTDKEIADKVYIEPLTIEYLEKVIEKERPDSVIAGMGGQTGLNLAVELYDGGILDKYNVRVIGTSIEAIKEGEDREDFKALMEKIGQPIIESRIVTSMEEGVDFASKIGYPVVVRPAYTLGGSGGGIAEDREELKQILATGLQLSRVGQVLLEKSIKGWKEIEYEVMRDAYGNCITVCNMENIDPVGVHTGDSIVVAPSQTLSDVEYQMLRKASIDIINEIGIVGGCNVQLALHPDSFEYAIIEINPRVSRSSALASKATGYPIAKVSTKIALGYGLDEISNAVTKKTKACFEPTLDYCVIKIPKWPFDKFRRAKKTLGTKMMATGEVMAIGNNFESALLKAVRSLEIGQYGLYHKKAAKRSLDELKRRVQIPDDERLFDLAEMLRRNYRMDKVCRITGMDPFFVNKIKGIVDEEEKLRTKGILDVDREWMLTLKKKGFSDQAIADFAGCASQEVYQLRKAYHIEPVFKMVDTCGGEFEAVSPYYYSTYDEFDEVAVSNHKKVMVIGSGPIRIGQGIEFDYSSVHCILALKKEGIETIIVNNNPETVSTDFDTADKLYFEPLTEEDVMNIIEKEKPEGVILQFGGQTAIKLANYLDGMGVHVLGTKPQQIDEAEDREKFDELMESLGIDRPKGKAVWSLQEGLKEASTLGYPVLVRPSYVLGGQGMEITYHEKELTRYLKQAFERDAKNPVLIDRYLIGREIEVDAICDGEDILIPGIMEHLERAGVHSGDSISIYPSKNIQDDMKDKILKQTREIARALKVIGMINIQYIEYEGALYIIEVNPRSSRTVPYISKVTGVPMTYLATQAMLGKQLKDMGYGTGIYKEADLVAIKVPVFSTQKLPDVEVSLGPEMRSTGEVLGIGKDFEEALFKGFLGSGMRIPREGGTILATIKPHDQEEFIPLAKGFAEKGYRFVATEGTARLLKQHGISVNQVKKISEGVPNILDLIRSGMIDLVINTPTKANDVTRDGFRIRRAAIEASVPVLTSLDTANGLLGILQANLQHEATQIYNLGL, from the coding sequence ATGCCTAAGGATAGACGTATAAAAAAGGTATTGGTCATTGGTTCAGGGCCGATTATTATAGGGCAAGCGGCAGAATTTGACTATTCTGGAACCCAAGCTTGTCAAGCATTACGAGAAGAAGGAATTGAGACGGTTCTGGTAAACAGTAATCCAGCGACAATCATGACAGATAAAGAAATAGCAGATAAAGTTTATATTGAACCTTTAACCATTGAGTATTTAGAAAAAGTCATCGAAAAAGAACGCCCAGACAGCGTCATAGCAGGCATGGGTGGTCAAACAGGATTGAATCTAGCTGTGGAGTTATATGATGGTGGTATACTGGATAAATACAATGTACGGGTTATTGGTACATCCATTGAAGCCATTAAAGAAGGGGAAGACCGAGAAGATTTTAAGGCACTTATGGAAAAAATAGGTCAGCCCATTATAGAAAGTCGTATTGTAACCAGTATGGAAGAAGGCGTTGATTTTGCCAGCAAGATAGGTTACCCCGTAGTTGTAAGACCAGCCTATACCCTTGGAGGCAGTGGCGGTGGGATTGCCGAAGATCGTGAAGAATTAAAGCAAATCCTTGCTACAGGTTTACAGCTAAGCCGAGTGGGTCAAGTACTTCTTGAAAAATCCATCAAAGGATGGAAAGAAATTGAATATGAAGTCATGCGGGATGCTTATGGTAATTGTATTACTGTATGTAACATGGAGAACATCGACCCGGTAGGTGTACATACTGGTGACAGTATTGTTGTTGCACCCTCCCAGACCTTATCTGATGTGGAATACCAGATGCTTAGAAAAGCATCCATTGATATCATCAATGAGATAGGCATCGTAGGCGGCTGTAACGTTCAATTAGCCCTGCATCCAGACAGTTTTGAATATGCCATTATTGAGATTAATCCTCGTGTTAGTCGCTCCTCAGCACTAGCATCGAAAGCAACAGGGTATCCCATTGCCAAAGTCAGTACGAAGATTGCTCTTGGCTATGGGTTAGATGAAATTAGCAACGCTGTAACAAAGAAAACAAAAGCCTGTTTTGAGCCAACCCTTGATTACTGTGTTATTAAAATTCCTAAGTGGCCATTTGATAAGTTCCGACGGGCTAAGAAAACACTGGGAACGAAGATGATGGCTACAGGAGAAGTCATGGCCATAGGAAATAATTTTGAATCAGCCCTTCTAAAAGCTGTGCGTTCACTAGAAATTGGCCAATACGGTTTATACCATAAGAAAGCGGCTAAACGAAGTCTTGATGAATTAAAGCGACGGGTTCAGATTCCAGATGATGAACGGTTATTCGACTTAGCGGAAATGCTAAGAAGAAATTACCGGATGGATAAAGTATGTCGTATTACAGGCATGGATCCATTTTTTGTAAACAAGATTAAAGGTATTGTCGATGAAGAGGAAAAACTCCGTACCAAAGGTATTCTAGACGTGGACAGAGAGTGGATGCTTACCCTTAAGAAAAAAGGATTTTCGGATCAAGCCATCGCTGATTTTGCAGGCTGTGCATCTCAAGAAGTCTATCAGCTGAGAAAAGCATACCATATTGAACCTGTCTTTAAGATGGTGGATACTTGTGGGGGCGAATTTGAAGCGGTATCCCCTTATTACTACTCTACCTACGATGAATTCGATGAAGTGGCTGTATCCAATCATAAGAAAGTAATGGTTATCGGTTCAGGACCCATAAGAATTGGGCAAGGCATAGAGTTTGACTACAGCAGCGTCCATTGTATTCTTGCTCTTAAAAAAGAAGGTATAGAAACCATCATTGTTAATAATAACCCAGAAACAGTCAGTACAGATTTTGATACAGCTGATAAGCTTTATTTTGAGCCATTAACAGAAGAAGATGTCATGAACATTATTGAAAAAGAAAAACCAGAAGGCGTTATCCTTCAATTTGGTGGTCAGACAGCTATTAAACTAGCCAACTACTTAGATGGCATGGGTGTCCACGTACTTGGGACGAAGCCTCAACAAATTGATGAAGCAGAAGACCGTGAGAAATTTGATGAACTCATGGAATCCTTGGGTATTGACCGGCCAAAGGGAAAAGCTGTATGGAGCTTACAAGAAGGGTTAAAAGAAGCCAGTACGTTAGGTTATCCTGTTCTTGTAAGACCTTCCTATGTCCTTGGAGGCCAGGGGATGGAGATTACTTATCATGAAAAAGAATTAACCAGATACCTGAAACAAGCTTTTGAACGGGATGCTAAAAACCCTGTATTAATTGACCGCTACTTAATAGGGCGTGAGATTGAAGTGGATGCTATATGCGATGGTGAAGATATATTAATACCAGGTATCATGGAACACCTAGAGCGAGCGGGTGTCCATTCAGGTGATAGTATCTCCATCTACCCATCCAAAAATATTCAAGATGATATGAAAGACAAGATTTTAAAACAAACCAGAGAGATAGCAAGAGCATTAAAAGTGATTGGCATGATTAACATCCAGTATATTGAATATGAAGGAGCACTTTATATCATTGAGGTCAACCCAAGATCATCAAGAACTGTACCTTATATTAGTAAAGTAACAGGTGTTCCCATGACTTATCTGGCTACACAAGCCATGTTAGGTAAGCAGCTAAAAGACATGGGATACGGTACTGGTATATATAAAGAAGCAGACCTGGTCGCTATAAAAGTACCTGTTTTCTCCACTCAGAAGCTACCCGATGTTGAAGTCAGTCTTGGACCAGAGATGCGTTCAACAGGGGAAGTTCTCGGCATAGGTAAGGACTTTGAAGAAGCATTATTTAAAGGGTTTTTAGGTTCTGGTATGCGTATACCCAGAGAAGGCGGCACCATCTTAGCAACCATAAAACCTCATGATCAAGAAGAATTTATACCTTTAGCAAAAGGGTTTGCAGAAAAAGGCTATCGTTTTGTAGCCACAGAAGGAACAGCTAGGCTGTTGAAACAACATGGTATATCCGTCAATCAAGTGAAGAAAATAAGTGAAGGTGTACCCAATATCCTAGATCTTATA